From Halapricum desulfuricans, a single genomic window includes:
- a CDS encoding YqaA family protein encodes MLEGVYAATEEAVRTATGPIGLVLIGIYSFLIAFVLPLPSEIVLAPAESMRLGLPLSATTGLIVLVSGLGKAAGSVFAFHIGQEAKQSGPIIRFVRRSRFDIVEWSEKTAVQLAQEYGYIGLALALSVPGFPDTISIYAFSVLEKDYVRFAAATFAGSVGRLLVTIVGFASVTALL; translated from the coding sequence ATGCTTGAGGGGGTGTACGCCGCGACCGAAGAGGCTGTCAGGACCGCGACCGGCCCGATCGGGCTCGTGTTGATCGGTATCTATTCGTTTCTGATCGCGTTCGTCCTACCACTGCCCAGCGAGATCGTGCTCGCGCCCGCCGAGTCGATGCGTCTCGGGCTTCCCCTCAGCGCTACGACGGGACTGATCGTCCTCGTCAGTGGCCTCGGGAAAGCGGCCGGCAGCGTCTTCGCGTTCCACATTGGCCAGGAAGCCAAACAGTCGGGACCGATCATCAGGTTCGTCCGGCGTTCGCGGTTCGACATCGTCGAGTGGTCCGAAAAGACCGCCGTCCAGCTCGCGCAGGAGTACGGCTACATCGGGCTCGCGCTCGCGCTGTCGGTCCCGGGCTTTCCCGATACCATCTCGATCTACGCGTTTTCGGTACTGGAGAAAGACTACGTCCGGTTCGCGGCCGCGACCTTCGCCGGAAGTGTCGGTCGGCTCCTCGTGACGATCGTCGGGTTCGCCAGCGTGACCGCACTGCTGTGA
- a CDS encoding phosphoribosyltransferase has product MTDLPDEFPCTITNWEYIYSLTREVSDEIKADDFEPDVVVALARGGWFAGRTLCDFLGLDDLTSLKIEHYVGAAQATGEPEVRYPMPEGSVEGKDVLIVDDIADTGQSMAHAAEYVRERDPGAVRTATLQLLGTSEFEPDFVGERLEEWAWIVYPWNFIEDMVELIEGVMSKSDTETFRKDDIRNALREYHEIERIEMEIAQPDRLDEVLSEMERRGVIEAVGDEWRLA; this is encoded by the coding sequence ATGACCGATCTGCCCGACGAGTTCCCCTGTACGATCACGAACTGGGAGTACATCTACAGCCTCACCCGCGAGGTCAGCGACGAGATCAAGGCCGACGACTTCGAGCCGGACGTCGTCGTCGCGCTGGCCCGCGGCGGCTGGTTCGCCGGCCGGACGCTCTGTGACTTCCTCGGCCTGGACGACCTGACGAGCCTGAAGATCGAACACTACGTCGGGGCCGCTCAGGCCACCGGCGAGCCGGAGGTCCGCTACCCGATGCCGGAGGGGTCCGTCGAGGGCAAGGACGTGCTGATCGTCGACGACATCGCCGACACCGGCCAGTCGATGGCCCACGCCGCCGAATACGTCCGCGAGCGCGATCCCGGTGCGGTCCGGACGGCGACGCTGCAGTTGCTCGGCACCAGCGAGTTCGAACCCGACTTCGTCGGCGAGCGCTTAGAGGAGTGGGCCTGGATCGTCTACCCCTGGAACTTCATCGAGGACATGGTCGAGTTGATCGAGGGTGTGATGTCTAAATCCGACACGGAGACCTTTCGGAAGGACGACATCCGAAACGCGCTCCGGGAGTACCACGAGATAGAACGCATCGAGATGGAGATCGCTCAGCCCGACCGCCTCGACGAGGTGCTCTCGGAGATGGAGCGCCGTGGCGTGATCGAGGCGGTCGGCGACGAGTGGCGACTGGCCTGA
- the thiC gene encoding phosphomethylpyrimidine synthase ThiC, with protein MAQTQLQRAGDGEITDAIERVAERENRDPEFVREQVAEGQAVIPANHNHESLDPTIIGREFATKVNANIGNSEESSDLGTELEKLKTAVHYGADTVMDLSTGSDLDRIRSTHIAHSAVPIGTVPIYEAITHVDEPADLTPDLLLDVIEKQAEQGVDYMTVHAGVRKEHLPLTDGRKTGIVSRGGSILAQWIEAHDAENPLYTHFEEICEIFAEHDVTFSLGDGLRPGSLADASDEAQFAELDTLGELTRTAWDHGVQVMVEGPGHVPMDEIADNVRRQQEVCGGAPFYVLGPLVTDVAPGYDHITSAIGATEAARAGAAMLCYVTPKEHLGLPDKEDVRDGLAAYRIAAHAADVANGLPGARDWDDAVSEARYEFDWREQFDLALDPQRAKTYHDQTLPGDNYKEARFCSMCGVEFCSMRIDQDARTGGGEMETLESGTDLADSEAAEVNQPPVGTHDTSGVPDEIEIDGVTFTPECHADD; from the coding sequence ATGGCACAGACACAGCTACAGCGAGCCGGAGACGGCGAGATCACCGACGCGATCGAACGGGTTGCCGAGCGGGAGAACCGCGATCCCGAGTTCGTCCGCGAGCAAGTCGCCGAGGGTCAGGCAGTGATTCCGGCAAACCACAACCACGAGTCGCTCGATCCGACGATCATCGGCCGGGAGTTCGCGACGAAGGTCAACGCCAACATCGGCAACAGTGAGGAGTCAAGCGATCTCGGGACGGAACTGGAGAAACTCAAGACCGCGGTCCACTACGGTGCGGACACGGTGATGGATCTCTCGACGGGGTCGGACCTCGATCGGATCCGTTCGACCCATATCGCACACTCGGCCGTTCCCATCGGAACCGTTCCCATTTACGAGGCGATCACACACGTCGACGAGCCCGCGGATCTCACGCCCGATCTCCTCCTCGACGTGATCGAAAAACAGGCCGAGCAGGGGGTCGATTACATGACGGTCCACGCGGGCGTGCGAAAGGAACATCTCCCGCTGACGGACGGTCGGAAGACGGGCATCGTCTCCCGTGGTGGGTCGATCCTCGCTCAGTGGATCGAGGCCCACGACGCAGAGAACCCGCTGTATACGCATTTCGAGGAGATCTGTGAGATCTTTGCCGAGCACGATGTCACTTTCAGTCTCGGGGACGGGCTCCGGCCCGGTTCGCTCGCGGATGCCTCCGACGAAGCCCAGTTTGCGGAACTGGACACACTCGGGGAGTTGACCCGGACTGCCTGGGACCACGGCGTCCAGGTTATGGTCGAGGGCCCGGGCCACGTCCCGATGGATGAGATCGCCGACAACGTTCGGCGCCAGCAGGAGGTCTGCGGCGGTGCGCCCTTCTACGTGCTCGGCCCGCTGGTCACGGACGTCGCACCGGGCTACGATCACATCACCAGCGCCATCGGTGCGACCGAGGCTGCCCGGGCCGGCGCGGCGATGCTGTGTTATGTCACTCCCAAAGAACATCTCGGACTGCCCGACAAAGAAGACGTCCGGGACGGGCTGGCGGCCTACCGGATCGCGGCTCACGCCGCGGACGTGGCAAACGGCCTCCCCGGTGCGCGGGACTGGGACGACGCCGTCTCCGAGGCCCGCTACGAGTTCGACTGGCGCGAGCAGTTCGATCTCGCACTGGACCCCCAGCGAGCCAAGACCTACCACGATCAGACGCTGCCGGGAGACAACTACAAAGAAGCGCGCTTCTGTTCGATGTGCGGCGTCGAGTTCTGCTCGATGCGGATCGATCAGGACGCTCGAACCGGGGGCGGCGAGATGGAGACCCTTGAGTCAGGAACCGATCTCGCGGACTCGGAGGCGGCCGAGGTGAACCAGCCGCCGGTCGGCACCCACGACACCAGCGGCGTCCCCGACGAGATTGAGATTGACGGTGTCACCTTCACCCCCGAGTGTCACGCCGACGATTGA
- a CDS encoding PhzF family phenazine biosynthesis protein, which yields MDTRNAFLVDAFTDEPTSGNPAGVLPDGDGLDADQMGAIANELGASETAFVRESEVADRQLRYFTPETEVDLCGHATIASHALLYERGVIDDGKHTVETEAGVLDISIGEGGLVWMTQNDPTVTELDVDIERVADALGVGAESIRAVGLPIARTSTGLPFLAVPVEYFSDLSGMEPEMRAIELLSEEYDATGIYAFTFDTLEGESTLHGRMFAPGAGVEEDPVTGTASGAVGAYLDRLGALDETAAMTFEQGHFLGRPGTVSVSIGAEVKVGGRAVTTLEGSIVVPESDDDDIIEA from the coding sequence ATGGACACGCGAAACGCGTTTCTCGTCGACGCCTTCACCGACGAGCCGACCAGCGGCAACCCCGCGGGCGTCCTCCCCGACGGGGACGGCCTGGACGCCGACCAGATGGGCGCGATCGCGAACGAACTCGGGGCGAGCGAGACCGCCTTCGTCCGCGAGAGCGAGGTCGCCGACCGGCAGCTCCGGTATTTCACGCCCGAGACGGAGGTCGATCTCTGCGGACACGCGACGATCGCCAGCCACGCGCTGCTGTACGAGCGAGGCGTGATCGACGACGGAAAACACACCGTAGAGACCGAGGCCGGCGTGCTCGATATCTCGATCGGCGAGGGCGGACTCGTCTGGATGACCCAGAACGACCCGACCGTGACCGAACTCGACGTCGACATCGAGCGAGTGGCCGACGCGCTGGGCGTCGGCGCCGAATCGATCAGGGCCGTGGGGCTGCCGATCGCCCGTACCTCGACCGGACTGCCCTTCCTCGCGGTGCCGGTCGAGTACTTCTCGGATCTCTCGGGGATGGAGCCGGAGATGCGGGCGATCGAACTGCTGTCCGAGGAGTACGACGCGACCGGAATCTACGCGTTCACCTTCGACACCCTCGAAGGCGAGTCGACGCTGCACGGACGGATGTTCGCCCCGGGCGCGGGCGTCGAGGAAGACCCGGTGACGGGAACGGCAAGCGGCGCAGTCGGGGCCTATCTTGACCGGCTGGGCGCGCTGGACGAGACCGCCGCGATGACGTTCGAACAGGGACACTTCCTGGGCCGACCCGGAACCGTCTCGGTCAGCATCGGGGCCGAGGTCAAGGTCGGCGGCCGAGCCGTCACGACACTGGAAGGCTCGATCGTCGTCCCCGAAAGCGACGACGACGATATAATCGAGGCCTAA
- the carB gene encoding carbamoyl-phosphate synthase large subunit — protein MTDDERPTILLIGSGPIQIGQAAEFDYSGAQACRALQEEGARVVLVNSNPATIMTDPEMADKVYLEPIETEPIAEIIRKEQPDGVIAGLGGQTGLNVTAELAEEGVLEEHDVEVMGTPLDTIYATEDREQFRDRMHKIDEPVPQSVTIGSMDEVEDAVESVGGLPVIMRTTYTLGGAGSGVIDDMDELTEATRKGLRLSRNDEVMITESIDGWVELEYEVMRDADDSTIIICNMENIDPMGIHTGESIVVTPSQVIPDRGHQEMRDAALKVIRELGIEGGCNIQFAWHDDGTPGGEYRVVEVNPRVSRSSALASKATGYPIARVTAKVAMGKRLHEIENEITGETTAAFEPAIDYIVTKVPRWPKDKFRDVEFELGPAMKSTGEAMAIGRTFPESLLKALRSSEYDPAEDLGELDDETLEAEYLERPTPDRTYAIFEAFQRGYAVDEVAALTDIKEWYLERYQEVAEAAEDAAAGDFYTAGQAGFTDQEITAIAGGEFNDTHHSWLPADVEGEDSDGAEATADGGSETAKSSRQDGGTTAVPDTVTVETVEAETTDRDFKLVDTCAGEFEATTPYYYSTRDPLSGIDRDELLVDRDVESVVVVGGGPIRIGQGVEFDYCSVHAVRALREMGIDAHVVNNNPETVSTDYDTSDGLFFEPVTAEEVADVIEATNADGVMVQFGGQTSVDIGHPLEQELQRRDLDCEILGTSVDAMDLAEDRDRFNRLMDDLGIAQAEGGSATSEEEALELAREIGYPVLVRPSYVLGGRAMDVVYNDEDLKTYIEEAVRVSPDKPILVDDFLADATELDVDAVADGEDVLIGGVMEHVETAGVHSGDSACMIPPRSQEIKEVMPRIREVTEQIADALDTVGLLNVQLAVRDGTVYVLEANPRSSRTVPFISKSTGVPIAKIAAQVMTGTTLEELDIQEQIPDQVSIKEVVLPFDRLPGSDPRLGPEMKSTGEVMGTAGSFGKAYQKAQMAVGKPIPLEGTALVDLPVIGFEEHFETVDLDDFEDTEAVVDAIQDGEIDLVLSRNREVLEACVEETVTYFSTIESAEAVLEAINSADEPLNVQAIGDRPKDQREWGK, from the coding sequence ATGACAGACGACGAGAGACCGACGATCCTGCTGATCGGGAGCGGCCCGATCCAGATCGGACAGGCCGCGGAGTTCGACTATTCCGGCGCGCAGGCGTGTCGCGCACTCCAGGAGGAGGGCGCGCGGGTCGTGCTGGTCAACTCGAACCCGGCGACGATCATGACCGATCCGGAGATGGCCGACAAGGTGTATCTGGAGCCGATCGAGACCGAGCCCATCGCCGAGATCATCCGCAAGGAGCAGCCGGACGGCGTCATCGCCGGGCTGGGCGGTCAGACGGGGCTGAACGTCACTGCGGAACTCGCCGAGGAGGGCGTCCTCGAGGAACACGACGTCGAGGTCATGGGCACGCCGCTGGACACGATCTACGCGACCGAGGACCGCGAGCAGTTCCGCGACCGGATGCACAAGATCGACGAGCCGGTCCCCCAGTCGGTCACCATCGGGAGCATGGACGAGGTCGAGGACGCCGTCGAATCGGTCGGCGGGCTGCCGGTCATCATGCGCACGACCTACACCCTGGGGGGCGCGGGATCGGGCGTCATCGACGACATGGACGAACTCACGGAGGCCACCCGGAAGGGGCTACGTCTCTCGCGGAACGACGAGGTGATGATCACCGAGTCCATCGACGGCTGGGTCGAACTCGAGTACGAGGTGATGCGCGACGCCGACGACTCGACGATCATCATCTGCAACATGGAGAACATCGACCCGATGGGCATCCACACCGGCGAGTCGATCGTCGTCACGCCCAGCCAGGTCATCCCGGACAGGGGCCACCAGGAGATGCGCGACGCCGCGCTGAAGGTCATCCGGGAACTCGGCATCGAGGGCGGCTGTAACATCCAGTTCGCCTGGCACGACGACGGCACGCCCGGCGGCGAGTACCGCGTCGTCGAGGTCAACCCCCGCGTCTCTCGTTCCTCCGCTCTCGCATCGAAGGCGACCGGCTACCCGATCGCCCGCGTCACCGCGAAGGTCGCGATGGGCAAGCGCCTCCACGAGATCGAAAACGAGATCACCGGCGAGACGACCGCCGCCTTCGAGCCCGCGATCGACTACATCGTCACGAAGGTGCCGCGCTGGCCCAAAGACAAGTTCCGCGACGTGGAGTTCGAACTCGGCCCCGCGATGAAATCGACCGGCGAGGCGATGGCCATCGGACGGACGTTCCCCGAGAGCCTGCTGAAAGCCCTCCGGTCGAGCGAGTACGACCCCGCAGAGGACCTCGGAGAACTCGACGACGAAACGCTGGAGGCGGAGTATCTCGAACGCCCGACTCCGGACCGGACCTACGCGATCTTCGAGGCGTTCCAGCGCGGCTACGCCGTCGATGAGGTCGCGGCACTGACCGACATCAAGGAGTGGTATCTCGAACGCTACCAGGAGGTCGCCGAGGCCGCCGAGGACGCCGCCGCAGGCGACTTCTACACCGCCGGCCAGGCCGGGTTTACCGACCAGGAGATCACCGCTATCGCCGGCGGCGAGTTCAACGACACCCACCACTCCTGGCTGCCCGCGGACGTCGAGGGCGAGGACAGCGACGGGGCAGAGGCGACTGCCGATGGTGGGAGCGAGACGGCGAAGTCGTCTCGTCAAGACGGCGGTACCACCGCCGTCCCCGACACCGTCACCGTCGAGACCGTCGAGGCCGAGACCACCGACCGGGACTTCAAGCTGGTCGACACCTGTGCAGGGGAGTTCGAGGCGACGACGCCGTACTACTACTCGACGCGCGACCCGCTCTCGGGGATCGACCGGGACGAACTGCTGGTCGACCGTGACGTCGAGAGCGTCGTCGTGGTCGGGGGCGGCCCGATCCGCATCGGCCAGGGCGTGGAGTTCGACTACTGCTCGGTCCACGCGGTGCGCGCCCTGCGGGAGATGGGCATCGACGCCCACGTCGTCAACAACAATCCCGAAACTGTGTCGACGGACTACGACACCTCCGATGGCCTGTTCTTCGAACCGGTCACCGCCGAGGAGGTCGCCGATGTCATCGAGGCGACCAACGCCGACGGCGTGATGGTCCAGTTCGGCGGCCAGACCTCCGTCGACATCGGCCACCCGCTCGAGCAGGAACTGCAGCGTCGGGATCTCGACTGCGAGATTCTGGGGACCAGCGTCGACGCGATGGACCTGGCGGAGGACCGCGACCGGTTCAACCGTCTGATGGACGATCTGGGCATCGCCCAGGCAGAAGGGGGCTCGGCAACGAGCGAGGAAGAAGCGCTAGAACTGGCCCGCGAAATCGGCTATCCCGTGCTGGTACGCCCCTCCTATGTGCTGGGCGGCCGCGCGATGGACGTCGTCTACAACGACGAGGATCTGAAGACCTACATCGAGGAAGCCGTCCGGGTGAGTCCCGACAAGCCGATCCTCGTCGACGACTTCCTGGCCGACGCCACTGAACTGGATGTCGACGCCGTCGCCGACGGTGAGGACGTGCTGATCGGCGGCGTGATGGAGCACGTCGAGACCGCCGGGGTCCACTCCGGCGACTCCGCCTGCATGATCCCGCCGCGCAGTCAGGAGATCAAGGAGGTCATGCCACGCATCCGCGAGGTGACCGAGCAGATCGCGGACGCGCTGGATACGGTCGGCCTGCTGAACGTCCAGCTGGCGGTCCGTGACGGAACAGTGTACGTCCTCGAGGCGAACCCGCGCTCGTCCCGTACTGTGCCGTTCATCTCAAAGAGCACGGGCGTTCCGATCGCCAAGATCGCCGCACAGGTGATGACCGGCACAACACTCGAAGAGTTGGACATTCAAGAGCAGATCCCCGATCAGGTCTCGATCAAGGAGGTCGTGCTACCGTTCGACCGTCTGCCCGGCTCCGACCCGCGTCTCGGCCCGGAGATGAAATCCACCGGCGAGGTCATGGGCACTGCCGGCAGCTTCGGCAAGGCCTATCAGAAGGCTCAGATGGCCGTCGGCAAACCGATCCCCCTGGAGGGAACGGCGCTCGTCGATCTGCCGGTAATTGGGTTCGAAGAGCACTTCGAGACAGTCGATCTCGATGATTTCGAGGACACCGAGGCCGTCGTCGATGCGATTCAGGACGGCGAGATCGATCTCGTGCTCTCGCGCAACCGCGAGGTGCTGGAAGCCTGCGTCGAGGAGACCGTGACCTACTTCTCGACCATCGAGAGCGCCGAGGCGGTC
- the mfnA gene encoding tyrosine decarboxylase MfnA: MIVSMQRVESVPQDFNRVLSSMCTEPHPAARQAAERFLATNPGDPATYQEVADLEREAVDMLGTVTGLPEPAGYITSGGTEANIQAVRIARDRADTDDPNVVVPTHAHFSFWKAADLLGVELRTAPASDHRADLDAMAELIDDDTVLVVGVAGSTEYGYVDPIPELASTAHGADALVHVDAAWGGFYLPFTEHQWHFGHADVDTMTIDPHKVGQAAVPAGGLLARSPTLLDELSIDTPYLESTKQVTLTGTRSGAGVASAVAAMDALWPDGYREQYHRSMDNARWLAEELAQRGYDVVEPELPLVAADVSLPLVEKLRDRGWRVAKTGSDELRVVCMPHVTRSMLRSFVADLDWY, translated from the coding sequence CTGATAGTCAGTATGCAGCGGGTCGAGTCGGTGCCGCAGGACTTCAATCGAGTGCTGTCCTCGATGTGTACGGAGCCACATCCGGCGGCCCGACAGGCGGCGGAACGGTTTCTCGCGACGAACCCGGGCGATCCGGCCACCTATCAGGAAGTCGCCGACCTGGAACGGGAAGCGGTGGATATGCTCGGAACCGTAACGGGACTGCCGGAGCCGGCGGGCTACATCACGAGCGGCGGGACCGAAGCGAACATCCAGGCCGTCCGGATCGCGCGGGACCGCGCCGACACCGACGATCCGAACGTCGTCGTCCCGACACACGCCCACTTCAGTTTCTGGAAAGCCGCGGATCTCCTCGGGGTCGAACTCCGGACGGCGCCCGCGAGCGACCACCGGGCCGATCTGGACGCGATGGCCGAGTTGATCGACGACGATACCGTCCTCGTGGTCGGCGTGGCGGGGTCGACGGAGTACGGCTACGTCGATCCGATCCCGGAACTGGCCAGCACGGCCCACGGCGCCGACGCGCTCGTCCACGTCGACGCCGCCTGGGGCGGGTTTTACCTGCCCTTTACCGAACACCAGTGGCACTTCGGACACGCCGACGTCGACACCATGACCATCGATCCCCACAAGGTCGGCCAGGCCGCGGTGCCCGCGGGCGGACTGCTCGCACGCTCGCCGACACTGCTCGACGAACTGTCGATCGACACGCCCTACCTGGAGTCGACCAAGCAAGTGACGCTCACTGGGACGCGGTCGGGGGCGGGCGTCGCGAGCGCCGTCGCCGCCATGGACGCGCTGTGGCCGGACGGGTACCGCGAGCAGTATCACCGCTCGATGGACAACGCCCGATGGCTGGCCGAGGAACTGGCCCAGCGAGGTTACGACGTGGTCGAACCGGAGTTGCCACTGGTCGCGGCCGACGTGTCGCTCCCGCTGGTCGAGAAACTCCGCGACCGGGGCTGGCGCGTTGCCAAAACCGGCTCCGACGAACTCCGGGTCGTCTGTATGCCCCACGTTACCCGGTCGATGTTGCGGTCGTTCGTCGCCGATCTCGACTGGTACTGA
- a CDS encoding redox-regulated ATPase YchF: MSYKIGLVGKPSVGKSTFFNAATMNDVPEGAYPFTTIDPSVGEAYVRVECAAPELGHTCTPNHGYCAEGVRFVPTKLVDVAGLVPGAHEGKGLGNQFLSDLNETDVLVHVVDFTGETDLEGEPTDDHDPREDIDFLENELDMWYLDVLEKGIDRYHTGYDGAERDIEADLAEQLSAFGITEDEVKQVILTLDLALDPDTWDATDREALAREIRIRTKPMVIAANKMDTEAARDNWERVTSDPEYEHLTFVPVSAHAEKALKQGDERGVLEYRPGDEDFEVTADLPEAKAAGLERIREFVNAYGGTGVQEVLETALFEELGAIAVFPGANSPQDDGTFLQDCFVLPDRSTAEDFAYFLHSDIGDGFLHAHDIRSGRQVGADTELDHRDVIEITTTN; encoded by the coding sequence ATGAGCTACAAGATCGGTCTCGTGGGCAAACCATCGGTGGGCAAGTCCACGTTCTTCAACGCCGCGACGATGAACGACGTCCCGGAAGGAGCCTATCCCTTCACGACGATCGACCCCTCGGTCGGCGAGGCCTACGTCCGCGTCGAGTGTGCTGCCCCGGAACTCGGCCACACCTGCACGCCGAACCACGGCTACTGTGCCGAGGGCGTCCGGTTCGTCCCGACGAAACTGGTCGACGTGGCCGGACTCGTCCCCGGCGCCCACGAGGGGAAGGGGCTTGGCAACCAGTTCCTCTCGGATCTGAACGAGACTGACGTACTCGTCCACGTGGTCGATTTCACCGGCGAGACCGACCTCGAAGGCGAGCCGACCGACGATCACGACCCCCGCGAGGACATCGATTTCCTGGAGAACGAACTCGACATGTGGTATCTCGACGTCCTGGAGAAGGGGATCGATCGCTATCACACCGGCTATGACGGCGCGGAACGGGACATCGAAGCCGATCTGGCCGAGCAGCTGTCGGCGTTCGGGATCACCGAAGACGAGGTCAAGCAGGTCATCCTCACGCTGGATCTGGCACTCGATCCCGACACCTGGGACGCGACCGATCGCGAGGCGCTGGCCCGGGAGATCCGGATCCGGACCAAGCCGATGGTGATCGCGGCCAACAAGATGGACACCGAGGCCGCACGGGACAACTGGGAGCGGGTCACGTCCGATCCCGAGTACGAGCACCTGACGTTCGTCCCGGTCTCGGCCCACGCCGAGAAGGCGCTGAAGCAGGGCGACGAGCGGGGCGTGCTCGAGTATCGGCCCGGGGACGAGGACTTTGAGGTGACGGCGGACCTTCCCGAGGCGAAGGCCGCCGGTCTCGAACGGATCCGGGAGTTCGTCAACGCCTACGGCGGGACGGGCGTCCAGGAGGTCCTGGAGACCGCGCTGTTCGAGGAACTCGGCGCGATCGCCGTCTTCCCGGGCGCGAACAGTCCACAGGACGACGGCACCTTCTTACAGGACTGTTTCGTCCTCCCGGATCGATCGACTGCCGAGGACTTCGCGTATTTCCTCCACTCGGACATCGGCGACGGGTTCCTCCACGCCCACGACATCCGCTCGGGCCGGCAGGTCGGTGCTGACACGGAACTCGATCATCGCGACGTGATCGAGATCACCACGACGAACTAG
- a CDS encoding LiaF transmembrane domain-containing protein gives MQTRRISSQSVLGALVIVIGLALLAETTGYADVSVFWTYVPSLFVLLGLFTLVASGFRNVVGPVIVVAVASAWQLVALEYLTAEEVIQLWPLAIVLFGLSIVLGQYRSRVKTVDGSYVSGLGVFGGSEKRASKLFTGGTLTALFGGASLDLRDTTLEDRPVTIAATAAFGGVDIIVPREWNVTLDVLPIFGGASDDRLRTEHEHDDVDLIVTGFAVFGGVTVKD, from the coding sequence ATGCAAACGCGTCGCATCTCTTCACAGTCAGTACTCGGAGCGCTCGTGATCGTGATCGGACTCGCACTCTTAGCGGAGACGACGGGATACGCCGACGTCAGCGTGTTCTGGACGTACGTGCCGTCGCTGTTCGTCCTGCTGGGGCTGTTCACACTGGTCGCCAGCGGGTTCCGGAACGTCGTCGGGCCGGTGATCGTCGTCGCCGTCGCAAGCGCGTGGCAGCTCGTCGCCCTGGAGTATCTCACGGCCGAGGAAGTCATCCAGCTGTGGCCGCTCGCGATCGTCCTGTTTGGTCTGTCGATCGTGCTGGGACAATACCGCTCGCGGGTCAAGACCGTCGATGGATCGTATGTCAGCGGACTGGGCGTGTTCGGCGGATCCGAGAAGCGAGCGTCGAAACTGTTCACTGGCGGCACGCTGACGGCGCTGTTCGGCGGCGCGTCGCTGGATCTACGCGATACGACGCTCGAGGACCGCCCGGTGACCATCGCCGCGACGGCCGCGTTCGGCGGCGTCGACATCATCGTCCCCCGCGAATGGAACGTCACGCTCGACGTCCTGCCGATCTTCGGTGGGGCGAGCGACGATCGGCTCCGGACGGAACACGAACACGATGACGTCGATCTGATCGTGACCGGATTCGCCGTGTTCGGCGGCGTCACGGTCAAAGACTGA
- a CDS encoding isopentenyl-diphosphate Delta-isomerase translates to MSTDDTHENAAQDVIAVDADDNAEGLVNRLDAHTGDGIRHRAFTALLFDQDGNVLLAQRAPEKRLWGTHWDGTVASHPREGQSQKEATRIRLEEELGITPDQYENLRVTDRFEYKRFFENAGVEHEVCAVLQATLTDTTFDPDPEEVAGLLWAPYERLQDNPEQYRQLRLCPWFEIAMRRDGE, encoded by the coding sequence ATGAGCACGGACGACACCCACGAGAACGCAGCACAGGACGTCATCGCCGTCGACGCCGACGACAACGCCGAAGGGCTGGTCAATCGGCTGGACGCCCACACCGGTGACGGGATCCGCCACCGCGCGTTCACCGCACTGCTGTTCGACCAGGACGGAAACGTCCTGCTGGCCCAGCGCGCGCCCGAAAAACGCCTGTGGGGCACCCACTGGGACGGGACGGTCGCCTCCCACCCTCGCGAGGGCCAGAGCCAGAAAGAGGCGACCCGGATCCGCCTGGAAGAGGAACTCGGGATCACGCCCGACCAGTACGAGAATCTCCGGGTCACCGACCGCTTTGAGTACAAACGCTTCTTCGAGAACGCCGGCGTCGAACACGAGGTCTGTGCAGTCCTGCAGGCGACGCTCACCGACACGACCTTCGATCCCGATCCCGAGGAGGTCGCAGGGCTACTGTGGGCCCCCTACGAGCGCCTCCAGGACAACCCCGAACAGTACCGCCAGCTCCGGCTCTGCCCGTGGTTCGAGATCGCGATGCGCCGCGACGGAGAGTGA